A window of the Hordeum vulgare subsp. vulgare chromosome 5H, MorexV3_pseudomolecules_assembly, whole genome shotgun sequence genome harbors these coding sequences:
- the LOC123400041 gene encoding mediator of RNA polymerase II transcription subunit 10b-like encodes MDSAAPNSSSSSSAAVVAAAAASGNGVQGGDRPEDPSKQNLAQVTASIQRTLGLLHQLNLNVSSFSSASQLPLLQRLNALVAELDTMQKLADGCNIQVPMEVVNLIDDGKNPDEFTRDVLNSCIAKNQITKGKTDAFKSLRKHLLEELEEAFPEDIEAYRQIRATSAAESKRLAQSQSVLPNGDSKVKAEH; translated from the exons ATGGACAGCGCCGCCCcaaactcttcctcctcctcctccgccgccgtcgtagcGGCTGCGGCTGCTTCCGGTAACGGTGTACAAGGGGGCGACCGTCCCGAGGACCCTTCAAAGCAGAACCTGGCGCAGGTCACGGCCTCGATCCAGAGGACCCTGGGCCTGCTCCACCAGCTCAACCTCAACGTCTCCTCCTTCAGCTCCGCGTCCCAGCTCCCCCTCCTCCAGCGCCT GAACGCGCTCGTGGCGGAGCTTGACACGATGCAGAAGCTCGCGGACGGGTGCAACATCCAGGTGCCCATGGAGGTCGTCAA TTTGATCGATGACGGGAAGAACCCCGATGAGTTCACCAGGGACGTGCTCAACAGTTGCATCGCCAAGAACCAGATCACCAAGGGAAAGACCGATGCTTTCAAG AGTCTGAGGAAGCATCTTCTAGAGGAGCTTGAAGAGGCTTTTCCTGAAGACATCGAAGCATACAGGCAGATACGTGCTACTTCTGCCGCT GAATCAAAGCGGTTGGCTCAGTCGCAAAGTGTTTTGCCTAATGGAGATTCCAAAGTAAAAGCTGAGCACTAA